The following DNA comes from Mucilaginibacter jinjuensis.
CGTTTGCACATATTCGCCATAAACCATCAGGTGCATGTATTTATCAACCTGGTCTTTTATGGCTGCTATAACCTCATCATTACTATGGCCGATGTTACTCACGCCAATGCCCGAAATAAGGTCCATATAAGCTTTGCCTTCGGCATTGTACATGTACACACCTTTAGCGCGTTCAAACTCCAGCAATAGAGGGAAATCGGTGGTTTGGGCGTTATTGGCTAAGAAAAGCTGGCGAAGAGTAAGCATCTGGAATTTGTCAATTAGATAATTTGTCGATTTGTCAATGAAGTTCCAATTTGTCGATTTGTTAATTCGGCAATTTGTAAATGGCTTTGCAACATCGCAAAATTGACAAATTATTCAGTGGGATTAATCAACAAATTGACAAATTATCTAATCAGCAAGTTGAATTGACAAATTAACAAATTGCCGAATTGTCAAATTATTTCTGCGGTTCTTGTTGTTTGCGTTCACCGAGCTGTTTAATCAACTCGTCTTTAAACTCGCGTTCGCTTTTGTAGAGCAGGCTTACCTTTTCGGGGGGGAGTATTTTCAGGAACTCGTCTTTATAACGCTTTCTGATAGATAATATCTGTTGTTCGTAATTAATATCACGATCAACCTGGTCAATACCATTAGCTTGCGGGCTCGAATTATTAATGCGGCGCTGGCGCAGTACGTTACCCAGCTCAGCCTGGTATTGGTTGTAAACAGGCCAGAAACGATCGGCTTCTTCCGGGGTAAGGTTCAGTCTTTTATTAATATAATCGTTCCTTACTGCATTTAACTTACGCATACCATCGGGCCTGTTATGGCCGTTAAAATTTGGACGGTAGTTCGGCACAGTTGTGCTGCGATACGGAGAAGCGCCTGGCTGTGCACACGTTTCATGCCGTATGCAAAAAAGCAACAGCGCAAAAAACAGGTATTTTATCAGGTTGTTCATTCCGTATTATAAATTATTATAAACTGCTCAGATAATCGGTGAGATCATCATTAGAGTCATTAGTTTTACCTTGATCAGCCTGATTGATCACACTTTTAGTATCCCCGGCATCCATGTGCAACTGCAGATAGCTTTCTATATCATTAGCCGGAATGTCTGATAAAGCTTTGTGCAGGTATGAGCTGTTATGCTTAGCAGACGGGCTGTTAATTTCGCCAATAAAAATAGCTGTACCCACTACCAGTGTAAAACAAGCAGCTGTAGCATACTTAAATGCAGCGGTTGATACAAGCCTTCTGATCACGCCACGGCGGTTAGCTGCCTCTAAACCGGCAACCTGGTTTGAAATATTACGATTTAATTTTTCAAAGTAATTATCCGGAACCGTAAATGGTGTTTGAGTATTCAGGGCTTCTTCAACAGCAATACGGCTGGTTATCTGTGTTGCCATATCCTCAAAGTAATTCTGAGGCACTGTAAAATTTTGCTCATCAGCCTTTAAGGATTCTTCAATAGCAATGCGGCTTTTAATTTGTTCAGCCATGTCCTCAAAATAATTTTGCGGAACGCTGAACGTTTGCTCATCGGCTTTTAAAGCATTCTCAACAGCAATACGGCTTTTGATTTGCAGCTCCATGTTCTCAAAATAATTTTGAGGGACAGTGAAGTTTTGCTCATCGGTTTTTATTTTTTCTTCAATATTGATTCGGCTTACAATATTGCTGCTTAATTCTTCGAAGTAGTTTTCTGGTACAGCAAAAGGCTGCGACGATGGAAGCTCACTTAAATTAATGACAGACATAATCCTCCCTTCCAGCTCATTAAAATAGCCGCCAGGCACGGTAAACGGGTTATTTGGGTTAACCTGTTTTAGTGACGGATATTCATCTGGCCATTCTTTATTGTCTATATCGCTTGTCATATCGTATTATAGATATAAATAGGGAGCAAAGGTTTAAAGCAAAAATTAAAATTAATCATGAGATAACAGAAAACTTTCGATTTTTTTTACTGCCAGGTGAAAAGATGCTTTTAAAGCACCTACGCTTGTCCCCAGCACTTCCGACATTTCTTCGTACTTCATGTCGTCGTAGTATTTCATGTTAAAAACAAGCCTTTGCTTATCCGGCAGGGTAAGCAAGGCTTGTTGTAATTTCATTTGTGCCTTATCGCCATCAAAATAAGATGACGATGCCAGTGTATCTGCCAGCTCATAAGAAACCTCATCTAACGAAATGTTATTTTTTTGCTTCTTTTTGTTTAAGAAGGTAATGCATTCGTTAGTGGCAATGCGGTACATCCAGGTATAAAGCTGGGCATCGCTGCGGAAGCCTTCGAGATTTTTCCAAACCTTAATAAAAACGTCCTGTACCAGGTCGTCGGCATCGTCATGGTCTATAACCATACGCCTAACGTGCCAGTAAATTTTCTGCTGATATTTCTTCAGCAAAAGATTAAAGGCTTCGTTCCGGGTTTTTACATCCTGGAACTTGCTTAGTATTTCAGCATCTTCAACCTGTACAGACATTTATTTTATTTAATAGTTTATTCTATAAAGCATTTATCAGCCTACTTTGTTTTTCTGGCAATAGCACGTTTAGCAGCAGCAACAATGTGATCGGCATCTAAACCGTATTTGGTCATCAATTGTTCTGGTGTACCGCTTTCGCCAAAGCTGTCGTTTACAGCTACATACTCTTGTGGGGTAGGCAACTGGGTAGCCAATACTTGTGCAACGCTATCACCTAAGCCACCTAAACGGTTATGCTCCTCAGCAGTTACCACACAACCTGTTTTGCGTACCGATGCTAAAATAGCTTCAGCATCCAACGGTTTAATGGTGTGTATGTTGATGATCTCGGCGTCGATGCCTTCTTCAGCCAGTTTCTCACCTGCTTGTATCGCTTCCCAAACCAAATGTCCTGTTGCGAATATACTCACATCGGCACCTTCATTTACCATCCATGCTTTACCGATCTCAAATTTTTGATCAGGATCTGTAAAGATAGGCACAACCGGGCGACCGAAACGTAAGTAAACCGGGCCTTCATGTTCTGCAATAGCAATAGTAGCAGCTTTAGTCTGGTTATAATCGCAAGGGTTAATAACGGTCATGCCAGGTAGCATTTTCATCAAACCTAAGTCTTCCAGGATCTGGTGGGTTGCACCATCTTCGCCCAAAGTTAAACCTGCGTGTGAAGCGCAAATTTTTACGTTTTTGTTTGAATAGGCGATAGACTGGCGGATCTGATCGTAAACACGACCGGTTGAAAAGTTAGCGAAAGTACCTGTAAA
Coding sequences within:
- a CDS encoding RNA polymerase sigma factor, producing the protein MSVQVEDAEILSKFQDVKTRNEAFNLLLKKYQQKIYWHVRRMVIDHDDADDLVQDVFIKVWKNLEGFRSDAQLYTWMYRIATNECITFLNKKKQKNNISLDEVSYELADTLASSSYFDGDKAQMKLQQALLTLPDKQRLVFNMKYYDDMKYEEMSEVLGTSVGALKASFHLAVKKIESFLLSHD
- a CDS encoding transketolase family protein; this encodes MKKYTYTDKKDTRSGFGAGLLEAGKRNDQVVALCADLIGSLKMQDFIAAFPERFFQTGIAEANMMGMAAGLTIGGKIPFTGTFANFSTGRVYDQIRQSIAYSNKNVKICASHAGLTLGEDGATHQILEDLGLMKMLPGMTVINPCDYNQTKAATIAIAEHEGPVYLRFGRPVVPIFTDPDQKFEIGKAWMVNEGADVSIFATGHLVWEAIQAGEKLAEEGIDAEIINIHTIKPLDAEAILASVRKTGCVVTAEEHNRLGGLGDSVAQVLATQLPTPQEYVAVNDSFGESGTPEQLMTKYGLDADHIVAAAKRAIARKTK